The sequence ATAGcctataatcacttaaaactTAACAGAAAAGTAGTCCCATCTATTTcttgaaacaaagggttttttattcacacattcatctAGACATCAAATACAAATTGAAGCTTTCATTGCATACCTACtacagatttgattttttttaaataggtacaAGTCCCAGCAGAAGTTTGTCCACATTAGCAACAAATGTATGAAACAAAGAAACTCAAAATCAAAACCATCATACTGGTACTTGTATCTCGATTGAAGGTTGGCAGGGGTTTCAAACAAAAAACAGCAAATAATGGTGTCAAAAAAGATCAAAAGTAGCCCAAAATATATGTagtgtaaaaacaacaacattattaaattatttatttctatttgctTTCAATGACAGTCGTGCGTGTTCATATTTTGAGTTGAATTAGTTTGTTACTGTTTTGAGTTGAATTAGTTTGTTACCATTAGTCTCTAAAAGGCAACATTTCATCCTTACTGTCTTCGTCAGAAGTAGAATGCTTCTGCTGCTGGTCATACATATCAGCAGTGAGCAGTGCAATCATTCCTTTCGTTGCCGCAAATTGTTCATAATAGATTTTATGTCGCAGCATGTACATTCCAACATAAAGAATGTTCTCTAAAATTTATATCTTGTTGCACTGTTTAGTTTTTATCAAGTTCATCTGAATAACATCCAACTGCAGCATTGCTAAAAGGTAGCGACACCAATGAAAGAACAAACAAGCCAAGTTTACAAAAGTCTTTGTCCTTAGCAGCATCCGCGTGTTCAAGAAATTCAGGCCCAAACTGCTAAACTTCGTTGTCCTGAGTATGAGGCCTCTGAACCATAGACAAAACTCTCCACTGCTGCTTCAACTCTCCAAGGTCTCCACAAAACAACGGCAAAAATGAAATATCAACCATTCTAGGTCGAGAAGGTCTTAGTACTGCAAACGATTCAATCACCTGGACTTTTGGTGGGAATCTCTGTTTAATCCATTTCAGACACTCCAAGATGACATCTCAACACCTACTTTTGATGTCTTTGACAACGGGAATGGATTGTGTGTATTTTGAAAGTTCCAGCTGAAATCATCTCCAAATCAACTGTGCAAAGTGGTAAGTTTTGGACCCCAAGGCGAGGTCATAGTTCAAGACAGCAGTCTGTAACCTGGGGTTTCCAGAATCCCCAGAAGGGGTAATTTAACAATTTACTCCAGGAGGTCTCCGGAATAAATCAGTGGGAACCCAGCAATTCCGTCTGATCATGAATCAAATGCAAGTAATCATGCAATCATCTAACtctgcagtttattagatttaagcataCACAGagataagcaataggtttagaacatcccaatAATTTTACCTAACATCTGGAATGGTGCtgagtaattaacagcaggttcCCAGTTGCCAGTTGCTCACCTGCTGGGGAGAAACAATGTCcggaaaaaaatggttttagagtaacagccgtgttagtctgtattcgcaaaaagaaaagaagtacttgtggcaccttagagactaaccaatttatttgagcatgagctttcgtgagctacagctcacttcatcggatgcatactgtggacactgcagaagacattatatacacagagaccatgaaacaatacctcctcccaccccactctcctgctggtaatagcttatctaaagtgatcattaagttgggccatttccagcacaaatccaggttttctgacgctccgccccccccacacaaactcactctcctgctggtaatagcccatccaaagtgaccactctctttacaatgtgcatgataatcaaggtgggccatttccagcacaaatccaggttttctcacccccccaacccccatacacacacaaactcactctcctgctggtaatagcccatccaaagtgaccgctctccctacaatgtgcatgataatcaaggtgggccatttccagcacaaatccaggttttctcaccccaccccccccacacacaaactcactctcctgctggcaatagctcatccaaactgaccactctccttacaatgtgcatgataatcaaggtgggccatttccagcataaatccaagtttaaccagaacgtcggggggggggtaggaaaaaacaaggggaaataggctaccttgcataatgacttcgtcactcccagtctctatttaagcctaaattaatagtatccaatttgcaaatgaattccaattcagcagtttctcgctggactctggatttgaagtttttttcttgtaagatagcgaccttcatgtctgtgattgcgtgaccagagagattgaagtgttctccgactggtttatgaatgttatagttcttgacatctgatttgtgcccatttattcttttacgtagaaactgtccagtttgaccaatgtacatggcagaggggcattgctggcacatgatggcatatatcacattggtagatgtgcaggtgaacgagcctctgatagtgtggctgatgttgttaggccctgtgatggtgtcccctgaatagatatgtgggcacagttggcaacgggctttgttgcaaggataggttcctgggttagtggttctgttgtgtggtatgtggttgttggtgagtatttgcttcaggttggggggctgtctgtaggcaaggactggcctgtctcccaagatttgtgagagtgttgggtcatccttcaggatacgttgtagatccttaataatgcgttggaggggttttagttgggggcagaaggtgacggctagtggcgttctgttattttctttgttaggcctgtcctgtagtagctgacttctgggaactcttctggctctatcagtcggtttcttcacttccgcaggtgggtattgtagttgtaagaatgcttgatagagatcttgtaggtgtttgtctctgtctgaggggttggagcaaatgcggttgtatcgcagagcttggctgtagacgatgtgaggagagtggtcactttggataagctattaccagcaggagagtggggtgggaggaggtattgtttcatggtctctgtgtatataatgtcttctgcagtgtccacagtatgcatccgatgaagtgagctgtagctcacgaaagctcatgctcaaataaattggttagtctctaaggtgccacaagtacttcttttctttttgtctggaaaaagtctctcaagaTGACTTCAGAGGACTGCTCTAAAGTACATTGCGTTAGCTAATCTTTaataacttctacaaaacacataggatCATCACTTTTCCTAATTTTCAATAAACTTCTAATATAAGAGGTGTCTAGACTGAAGGTTTTTATGCATTTATCTTCTTTCATTCTCACTTACTGACTTGTCTGTCCACTCCTCCCATTTATATTGGCAAAAACTGCCAGCTATATTTTGACCTTGCATATAAAAGCCTGCTTTTCAATTAATCCTAAACTATGTGGTATTCTATTTTTGTAATTCATAGTGGCTGAGTGCACATCTTATGGTTGCAATTGGCTTCATCACATTCTGTGGTACACACCCCTCAAATACAGGGCAATACAGTCCAGTTCTCAAAAACACACCGTTCCAGAACTCTCCCTAATAAGCTGTATAGAATGCCCTCAATTCCTGCTGCAGATTTCCTGTATTAGCACTTTCCCACAGAAACTTCTGGTTTATCTTCCAGGCCTCCTGAAATATTGGACGTATAGAAATCAGGTAAAATGTGTTCACCAGATCAGTGTATATATAACAAAAAAGTTCAGCATTGTAGCTGATTTCTTTGTCTTTGGCTATCTGAAAGTGTAGCTTCTGTTCTTTAAATTGATCAAGAAGCCTTTTTCAAACAGGGACTAATGGAAAGACACCATGCATCAGAAAGCTGCAGTCTCTCTTGGTGATCTGGAAGTAACAGACAGGATGAGTGaaaggtgtgtgttgggggggaatcagggctgaTGGGTGATGCTGAAAGTGGTCAGGTGATGGTGAGAGCAAGGGAGATCAGCCATCGAGAGATCAGTGCTTGATGACGGAGTGATAAAACATTAGATGAGACGAACTTCTCAGACTGTGAAATCCCACAATGCTGAGCTCAGCGAAACTAGAAGAGAGCACCCGTGATTAACAAGGAGATATCCTTTCCCCTCTAGTCACACAGGTTTAAAGTCAATAGTCCCCAGTGATCACATTCTTCAGGCATATTTGAACACTTTGGCAtgaagctctttggttttgaccccataaatgatagggttgaGCATGGGGGGGACAAGTAGATAGAGGTTGGCCAAGATGATGTGAACATGGGGAGAGAAGCCCTGACTGAATCGGTGTGTCAgactggagaagaggaagggagtATAAGATGTCAGCATCACACACATGTGGGCTGTGCAGGTATTGAGGGCTTTCTGGTGGGCTTTCTTGCAGGATATTCGGAGGACGGCCCTGATGATCAGACCATAGGACAGGGCAATGAGTGTCAGGTCGAACCCAATGATTACAAAGGCCATCACCAAGCCATAAGTCCTGTTGATTGTGATGTCCCCACACGACATCTTCACCACAGCCATGTGCTCGCAGTAAGTATGGGGGATAATGTggttggcacagaatggctgcctgctcaggagcaggggtAGGGGCAGAATGATGAGAACAGCTCTCGTCAAACCCACGagccctagcttagctatttcaacactggtgaggatcgtggcatatctcagagggttacatatggcaacgTAGCGATCGAAGGCCATTGTCACGAGGACAGCTGACTGCATAGTAGAAACTGCGTgaaggaagaacatctgggtgaggcagccacccacagtaatgcctttcaaattgaaccaaaatatacacagcGCTTTCGGCATGACGGAGGTAGACATGCTGATGTCTGTGAgcgccagcatgcagagcagcaggtacatcggCTTGTGCAGGGTCTGCTCTTTCCATACAACAAAGAGAACTATGAAATTTCCCAAGAGTCCCATAATGTAGAACatggagaaagggatggaaatccagagatgggcaggttccaggccagggatgcctGTAAGGATGAATGTTGAAGAGTCAGAGGGGGTCAGGTTGAAAACTGCCATGAGATGTTCAATGCATCGATTGGGCTCAGAAAAGCTTAAAGTGCCTGTGAAGAAAGAGAAGCACAGCAAGAGGATTACAGACTTTAGAACAAATAGCACAgcaaatattttatagttattaCCAATCTACAAGGGGGTGAACAGTCACATGGTAACATCTGCAGATGGCAGCAGAATACTTAGGTCACAGCCAAGTGCAGAGAAGTCCTCAGAGGGAGCTAACGAAGCCAAACGAAGTGTAAGTAACTGCAACTTTTGTGCCCTTTGGAGGGAAAACTTGAACTCCTCAAACACCTTACCGAGTTCTGATTGAACAGTATGGCCTCCAAACAAAAATCTGGGTGTCATGGTACACAGCTCTGTGAAACCCTTTTCAGAACACAAGCACAGACAGAAACTAAGCAAAACACTGGGATCCAGGAGGAGTGGGATGGGACAGCATACAGAAAATACAATGCCATGAGATCAGTCAGTCAATGTTTCACCCTCCTCTGGACTCCTCTGTGTAGTACTGGGCTGTGTAGTACTTCTCACacaggatattgcagaactagaggAGTTCAGGGAAGGCCAATGAGAATGATCAATGGCCCGGGGAAACTCTCCTATGGAGAGAGGTTGAAAAGCCTGGGATCATTACCTTTACACACGACAGGAATAAGAGGAGACATGAGAAAAGCCTAGAAAACACTGACTGGTAGAGAGTAGGTCAAGAATCTGTTTTccctttctcataatacaagatcAAGAGAACATTCAATTAACTTGAAATGTAGCAAATTCAAAAGTGATTCAAAAAGAATACTTTCCTCAGTTTATGCCTAATGAGGAATTGCTTTCCTAAAGTAGTTGTCGCCACGGGCTAAGCAAGAATCAGGAAGCGTTTGGACATTTACAGAGGTAGTGAGACGATCCAGTTACTATTCTTACAGATAAATAAACATTATGGAAAGGCTATATGCCCATATGTTTCAGGGCACAAGTCAATCTCTAGTTGTTAGCCATTAGGGTGACACTGTCAGGACCATTAGGTCATCCCCCCATCCACCTACTGCTGTTTCcttacaccttcttctgcagctcctggggctgtcactgtcagagagaggacactggactagatagaAAATACGTCTGATCCATGCTCAAATTCGTATCTTGTAAAGGAACCAAGTTTCCCCATGGAACGTTctgccaagactataacatggttaaaaaaagaactagataagtgcatggaggataggtccatcaagggctattagccaggatgggcagggatggtgtttgtagcctctgtttgccagaagctgggaatgggcgacaggggatggatcactgggtgattccctgttctgttcattccctctggggcatctggcattggtcactgtcagaagacaggacgctgggctagatggacctgacccagtatggccattcttctgttcttatgaAACAGACACTATCATGCTGGGCTATGACTTTGTGCTCAAAAGAATGGGTGCAAAGGGCACAAGGGTCTTGGTATTTAGGGGTACAGGCCTGCACCTCTGTTACTTCCCTTGATTTATTTGGTGAGACACTTTCTTGCTGGCAACCAGCTCTGTCTCAGATGTAAATTACAGGTGTTAAGTGACAAGTGTAAGCAGAGACAAGTGTCTGCAACTCAACTCCTAACCCTTCACATGCCTGAATATCAgtgaagttttcagatgacaccaaatTTGGGGaattgtaaataatgaagaggacaggtcactgattcagagccatCTGGACTGGTTGGTAAACTCAGTCAAATCATACAACATATATTCTAATATAGCTATTCAGACATCTACATCTAGGAACGAAGAATATAGCTGATGCATACATGCTGGGGTACTATAGTAGGAAAAGTAATGACTCTGAACAAGATTTGGGGGCATGAAAGGAGAATTAGCTTAACCTGACCTCCCAGTGTGACCatatggccaaaagagccaatttGATCTTTGCATGATaaccaggggaatctcaaggagagGTAAAGAAGATATTTTACCTCTGTCATTGGTGCAGGTCACAAGAATTATAATAAGATTAGAAACCCTGtattatagtgatagactcaaaaaatctcagtttttttagtttaacaaagatcATTACGGGTGACTTGAAAACTGTCTGTAAGGACCTATATGGAGTACTAGTATTTCATAACAGGCTTTTCAGCCTACCATTCAGAGGTGTAAAAAgttccaagggctggaagttgagtGAAataaattctgactggaaataaggcatacattttttttaaaaaggtgagagtaattaatcatttttTTCTGTTCGTGACCATATTCAATTTAGCTCTATTGGGAGAATTTCTCACATGACTGCAGCACCTTGGGAATATTAAAATAGGTGTGTATATCACAAAGCTGAGGATCATGTGAGGCACTGCATGGATGAACGTTTTAGGTGAGAAAAATAACGACTTGAGCCCATAAAGTGTCTGCAGTGAAGAATGAATGTGCAACCATCACCATGAATGAGTAACAGAACCCGCTAGTAAATGGTCCCAGAGTATCCTGGGTTTAACGTTTGTGTGCCAGCGGCCCACTGTTTCAATCACCTACCAGTGGTTCCTGCACATGGCAGCTGTATTGATCTAGGCCATCACATGTCCCAGAGTTGCCCGCTCTCACTTTATAATGTGCATACTTCTCAGTTTGTGAGTTATTCCTGTGTAGCAGTCCTTGAAACACCACACACTGTGTAAGGATGTAACAAGAGAGGCCATACAGGTGCATGCCTTGGCATTTGCCACTCGTGAGATTTCTCACTGATAAGAGACAAGCACTGATCTCCCCACCGCCCCACCAGCCGAGGGAGCAGTCCTGATGGGAGGCACCTCACCCTCTgcaggggaagagctgtgggGACCATGGGGCAGCTGGGAGATTGTGGGAGCCAGGGATGACTTGGGAGCATGGAGAAGACACTAGCAACCAGAGTGCTGTTGGAATCGAAGCagcctgggatggggaaggagagttcGGAAAGGGGGTGTCAGAGTATTATGGGAGATTGAAGCAGCTGAGGAGCAaagtgtgacgggttccccccagggtgacACCTGGAActtgggtaccactgagccctctgactcaccagccagGGCTCCCTCTCTCAAAgcgctgctgtgacaagctgcagaccgaCTCCTGGTCCTACACCTTcagcagcattcacacagggAGGGACACACCAAACTGCAGTTACGTGCAGGCTCtttgaccagccactgcatgaaccaacaatagagaggctgcAGCCAAAATAGCCACCAGCTCCCTAGCCTAGAagcccagagctgtaccatcctgcCATGGTCCAAACTGCAACCACTATGAATTTGTTACCCAGTTCattcctccctcaatgtggggaGCACAGTGTaaacttgtggtaaccaagctgagattttatCCCTAGACGTTTCACTTAACAGCATACTGGGGTTAGATTAAATCATAAAGCAAGTTTTTTTAACTACAACAGATAGTTTTTAAgttattataagggatagcaaacagatcaaagcagattacctagcaaataataaataacacaaactaagcttaacacAATAGTTAGATTGACTATGACTTAGCAGTGTATCAACCTGattgatgatacaagcagtctgGCACattctcaaggcacaagctgcatttgctttgcagcttgggtttctcaggtttccatacacaggctagaaatctctttagcctgggtccagcacttctccCAGTTCAGACTTTTGTCCTCAGGTGTATCCAGGAGTCTCCTTGGGTGGGGAGTAAGGAACCACAaagatgtcactccctgccttatatagctttagcatatggcaggaaccctttgtttcaaaacttggttcccagaccagtttgtgggaAAATATAGACTCCCCAAGATAGAGTGCAGAGTTATGTGCGCTGGCCACATgcccttgtagagtcatagcatcCATTTCTTAAAGgctgttctcaggaaggctcaccaggtggaaGGTAAGTTTCTAAGTTTCTCCtcagacctattgttctccctaatggctcattgccctgaataggcccttcccaaccagcatcttgcctagtgggcagtacccaggtgtaactatatttgaagtacagatacatagtcaatattcataaattCATATCCAAAAACGATAAGTTCACACCAGTAGGATAAGTGTATTcagaaaatcataacttttccaatgacatcttacaAGACCTGTCTTGCACAAAATGCATGATAATtttgccataatcatatcataattatatctctatgaagaatacgGGGTGCAGTGTCACCCAAAGATCAATGGTTCTTTCCACCGGCGAAAGGCCTGAAGttacataacaacaacaacaccgAGAACACCTGGAAACAAACGCTGAGCAAAGGTTGTGACATCCAGGCTGCAGTTCAGTGGCTTGCCATGGGAAAGAGACCCTGAGACCAGCCCAAATGCACATTGGACCAGGAAAGATCCCAGCACTGGCCTTGGACCAACAATTAGAAAGACAAATTCAATTTCAGCAGCGCTGCCCACCACTCCAGGTACATGCACTCCCTACCCCCACAAACCCAGCGCCcctgtctgcctccacacatctTATCACTGCCTGCTTCTCTGTGTACACGTCCCTCCCTGCCCTCACAACACACAGCATTGCCCATCTGTCCATGAACACCCGGTTCCCCGCCTCCACAGCGCTCAGTGCTACCCGCCTGCCCATTTATATCCCGCTCCATATCCCAGAACCCCGCAGTGCTGGCCACTTGTCCATGTAGATTCCCCAACCCCCATAACTTCCAGCTCTGTCACACAGTGATGTCCCTCGCTCAGAATCAAAACCAGGTGCTAGATCCCACAGCACCAGCTCATA is a genomic window of Natator depressus isolate rNatDep1 chromosome 1, rNatDep2.hap1, whole genome shotgun sequence containing:
- the LOC141975767 gene encoding olfactory receptor 52P1-like produces the protein MAVFNLTPSDSSTFILTGIPGLEPAHLWISIPFSMFYIMGLLGNFIVLFVVWKEQTLHKPMYLLLCMLALTDISMSTSVMPKALCIFWFNLKGITVGGCLTQMFFLHAVSTMQSAVLVTMAFDRYVAICNPLRYATILTSVEIAKLGLVGLTRAVLIILPLPLLLSRQPFCANHIIPHTYCEHMAVVKMSCGDITINRTYGLVMAFVIIGFDLTLIALSYGLIIRAVLRISCKKAHQKALNTCTAHMCVMLTSYTPFLFSSLTHRFSQGFSPHVHIILANLYLLVPPMLNPIIYGVKTKELHAKVFKYA